The following are encoded together in the Pontibacter liquoris genome:
- a CDS encoding SRPBCC family protein, translated as MQLHLKTYVRQDFLTVFHAFDEQLFRRLSPPYPRLKLLRFDGSEPGDVVEVELQTGIKSFRWTSLITERSITAAGAFFVDEGQELPPPLRFWRHKHVVSAAGTGALIHDVITYSTGHKALDLLLYPLMLAQFSMRKPIYRKVFGKV; from the coding sequence ATGCAGCTGCACCTGAAAACGTACGTCCGGCAAGACTTTCTGACCGTGTTTCATGCTTTTGACGAGCAGCTGTTCCGCCGGTTGTCGCCGCCCTACCCGCGCCTGAAACTGCTGCGCTTTGATGGCAGCGAACCCGGCGATGTGGTGGAAGTGGAGCTGCAGACAGGTATAAAGTCCTTCCGCTGGACGAGCCTGATCACGGAGCGAAGTATAACGGCAGCTGGCGCCTTTTTTGTAGACGAGGGACAGGAGTTGCCTCCGCCCCTGCGGTTCTGGCGCCACAAGCACGTGGTGTCTGCTGCCGGCACAGGCGCTTTGATCCATGATGTGATTACCTACAGTACCGGCCACAAAGCCCTCGACCTGCTGCTATACCCGCTCATGCTGGCGCAGTTTAGTATGCGCAAACCCATTTACCGGAAAGTGTTCGGCAAAGTATAA
- a CDS encoding DEAD/DEAH box helicase produces the protein MKVYTTQPFQVVYSLFEHEYLGYLFESFVVQINTRGQLTLQHQNISAKNAEEFASRLDANDFKLIPLIDQVQQDAVLKRFSSKKVSPVDFFLKVYDPEKGDKALQENISHYIQGRMGKILELLRNKMTFIMGKDGEPTWKRVQLAPERASVLFHFMRNADNTHYFPTLKYAGQKLEFQYRNAALICYEPAWLLLNDTIYSFEKAVDGKKLQPFLNKKFIVVPRSVEENYYSKFVAPLVESFDVHPKGFAIQTEKYEPSPFLTFTEMKGSDGAALQKPERGAVNNDKILFDLSFRYGDYMVPSEEAKRISVSMEKTADSYIFHKLVRDVNREKEFVKELGKRALEVKSGKALLDKSHAFAWLNSNLQELEQLGFSVQQGAHSGKDYFIGEVSVNVGITETNDWFDIYGTVHFGEFAIPFIKLKNHILTKNNEFTLPNGQIAIIPEEWFTQYIELFAFSEGDDQLTLKKHHMALVNDLQEGQLATVTLTRKLEKLRTFETIEDQPMPAGFIGELRPYQKAGYNWLHFVQSYKFGGCLADDMGLGKTIQTLAMLQHRKENEANAASLLVMPTSLVYNWMNEAQKFTPHLRILNYTGTYRDKNVALFEEYDVVLTSYGIVRLDTELLESYYFDYIILDESQAIKNPNSSTSRAVRSLKSRHRLILTGTPVENSTMDLWSQMSFINPGLLGNQHFFRNEFLRPIEKEKDEAKTRKLHALIKPFILRRHKSQVAKELPEKIENTTFCKMTEEQEHAYEETKSYYRNKILTNLEEHGPGNTQFMLLQGLTKLRQIANHPLMTDPGYEGESGKLKEVVRMTRNVVGKGHKVLIFSQFVKHLEIVRQALDEKEITYAYLDGNTKNRQAQVELFQNDKSIQVFLISLKAGGVGLNLTAADYVFILDPWWNPAVEAQAVDRAHRIGQQNTVFTYKFITKDTVEEKILALQSRKIQLVNDLISTDETIIKSLTKEDIDNLLS, from the coding sequence ATGAAAGTATACACCACCCAGCCTTTTCAGGTAGTATACTCGTTGTTTGAGCACGAGTACCTGGGTTACCTGTTTGAGTCATTTGTGGTGCAGATAAACACCCGGGGGCAACTAACGCTCCAGCACCAGAACATCTCGGCCAAAAATGCCGAAGAGTTCGCCTCCCGCCTCGATGCCAACGATTTTAAACTCATCCCGCTCATCGACCAGGTGCAGCAGGATGCCGTGCTGAAACGCTTTTCTTCTAAAAAAGTATCGCCCGTCGATTTCTTCCTGAAAGTGTACGATCCGGAGAAAGGCGACAAGGCGCTGCAGGAAAACATCAGCCACTACATACAGGGGCGCATGGGCAAGATTCTGGAGCTGCTGCGCAATAAGATGACCTTTATTATGGGCAAGGATGGCGAGCCGACCTGGAAGCGCGTGCAGCTGGCCCCGGAGCGCGCCTCGGTGCTGTTCCATTTTATGCGCAACGCCGACAACACCCACTACTTCCCGACCCTGAAATATGCCGGCCAGAAGCTCGAGTTCCAGTACCGCAATGCGGCGCTGATCTGCTACGAACCGGCCTGGCTGCTGCTCAATGATACAATTTATAGTTTTGAAAAAGCGGTAGACGGCAAAAAGCTGCAGCCCTTCCTGAATAAAAAGTTTATTGTGGTGCCCCGCTCGGTAGAAGAGAACTACTACAGCAAATTTGTGGCCCCGCTGGTCGAGTCGTTCGATGTGCATCCCAAAGGCTTTGCCATCCAGACTGAGAAGTATGAGCCAAGTCCTTTTCTGACCTTTACAGAGATGAAAGGCTCGGATGGCGCAGCTCTTCAGAAACCGGAAAGAGGCGCCGTGAACAACGATAAGATTCTCTTCGACCTCTCCTTCCGGTATGGCGATTACATGGTGCCGTCCGAGGAAGCCAAGCGCATCAGCGTAAGTATGGAGAAAACAGCCGACTCCTATATCTTCCATAAGCTGGTCCGGGATGTGAACCGCGAAAAGGAGTTTGTGAAGGAACTGGGCAAGCGCGCCCTGGAGGTGAAAAGCGGCAAAGCCCTCCTGGACAAGAGCCATGCCTTTGCCTGGCTCAACAGCAACCTGCAGGAACTCGAGCAGCTTGGCTTCAGCGTGCAGCAGGGAGCGCACAGCGGTAAGGATTATTTTATCGGCGAGGTGTCGGTTAATGTGGGCATCACCGAAACAAACGACTGGTTTGATATTTACGGTACCGTGCACTTTGGCGAGTTTGCCATTCCGTTCATCAAGCTCAAAAACCATATCCTGACCAAAAACAACGAGTTTACGTTGCCCAACGGCCAGATCGCCATTATACCCGAAGAGTGGTTTACCCAATACATTGAGCTGTTTGCTTTTTCGGAAGGCGACGACCAGCTGACCCTTAAAAAGCATCACATGGCGCTGGTAAACGACCTGCAGGAGGGCCAATTGGCCACGGTAACCCTGACGCGGAAACTGGAAAAGCTGCGCACTTTCGAAACCATTGAAGACCAGCCTATGCCGGCTGGTTTTATCGGCGAGCTGCGGCCCTACCAGAAAGCGGGCTACAACTGGCTGCATTTTGTGCAAAGCTACAAGTTTGGTGGATGCCTGGCCGACGATATGGGCTTGGGCAAAACCATCCAGACGCTGGCCATGCTGCAACACCGCAAAGAAAACGAAGCCAATGCTGCCTCGCTGCTGGTGATGCCTACCTCGCTGGTGTATAACTGGATGAACGAGGCCCAGAAGTTTACGCCCCACCTGCGCATCCTCAACTATACAGGCACGTACCGCGACAAGAACGTGGCGCTGTTCGAAGAGTATGACGTGGTGCTGACTTCCTACGGCATTGTGCGCCTGGACACCGAGCTGCTCGAATCCTACTACTTCGACTACATCATCCTCGACGAGTCGCAGGCCATCAAGAACCCCAACTCCAGCACGTCGCGTGCGGTGCGTTCGCTTAAGTCGCGGCACCGGCTTATCCTTACCGGCACGCCGGTAGAGAACAGCACCATGGATTTGTGGTCGCAGATGTCGTTCATTAACCCGGGTTTGCTGGGCAACCAGCACTTTTTCCGCAACGAGTTCCTCCGGCCCATCGAGAAAGAGAAAGACGAGGCGAAAACACGCAAGCTACACGCCCTTATTAAGCCATTTATACTTCGGAGGCACAAATCGCAGGTGGCCAAAGAGCTGCCCGAAAAGATCGAGAACACCACCTTCTGCAAAATGACCGAAGAGCAGGAGCATGCCTACGAGGAAACCAAATCCTACTACCGCAACAAGATCCTGACCAACCTGGAAGAGCACGGGCCGGGCAACACGCAGTTTATGCTCTTGCAGGGCCTGACCAAGCTGCGCCAGATTGCCAATCACCCGCTGATGACGGACCCCGGCTACGAAGGCGAGTCCGGAAAGCTGAAAGAAGTGGTGCGTATGACGCGCAATGTAGTGGGCAAAGGCCACAAAGTTCTTATATTCAGCCAGTTTGTAAAGCACCTCGAGATTGTGCGCCAGGCCCTGGACGAGAAAGAGATCACATATGCTTACCTGGATGGCAACACCAAGAACCGGCAGGCGCAGGTAGAGCTTTTCCAAAATGATAAAAGCATCCAGGTATTCCTGATCTCGCTCAAAGCAGGCGGCGTGGGCCTGAACCTGACAGCGGCCGACTATGTATTTATACTTGACCCTTGGTGGAACCCGGCCGTTGAGGCGCAGGCTGTGGACCGGGCGCACCGCATCGGCCAACAGAACACGGTGTTTACCTACAAGTTCATCACCAAAGACACGGTAGAGGAAAAGATACTGGCCCTGCAAAGCCGCAAGATCCAGCTCGTAAACGACCTGATCAGCACCGACGAAACCATTATCAAGAGCCTGACCAAAGAGGATATCGACAACCTGCTGAGTTAA